The Clostridium sp. DL-VIII DNA window TAAATATTTTTTTTTATAAAATAAATATAATTTGCATGTTATACTATTAATGCAGAAAAATTTATATAATAATGTTATAGTAAATTACATAGAAATGTTAAAAATTTAGTAAATCATTCGCAAAAAATATTATAAAGGGGCTAAGGATATGAAAGAAATAGATTGTAGAGGACTTTCTTACTTAAAAATAATAAGGGAAATTAAAAAATACTTTAATTCAATTGGTGAAGGAGAAGCAATTATAATAGTAGACAGCGAACTTGGACGTTCTAATGTTATGAGATATGCTATCCATAAAGGATATAGGATAGACACAGAGAATGATGAAAATAGATTTGAAATAAAAGTAGAAAAAAGAGGATGTTTAGAAGCAGAAGAGGAAGAGAATATATTTTCAATATTAGTAACAAGTGATAAACTTGGAATTGGAGA harbors:
- the yedF gene encoding sulfurtransferase-like selenium metabolism protein YedF — translated: MKEIDCRGLSYLKIIREIKKYFNSIGEGEAIIIVDSELGRSNVMRYAIHKGYRIDTENDENRFEIKVEKRGCLEAEEEENIFSILVTSDKLGIGDEKIGNLLMQEYFEALNEYDELPKSILFLNSGVKLFDDNYTSEQLKMLYKKGVAILINDSSLEYYKLKENIDFGEVVNIYDMVVTMKKAKKLIRL